A stretch of Stegostoma tigrinum isolate sSteTig4 chromosome 23, sSteTig4.hap1, whole genome shotgun sequence DNA encodes these proteins:
- the LOC132210890 gene encoding utrophin-like isoform X2 produces the protein MCSCGLRSCGGHGSGTAVSWPYAAEPAPEERAQRIAKAVRKQSREVKENWEQLKIRASNWQKQVEKALEKLQELEKALDDLEAHVITAEGVRTDRQPVSDLLIDSLQDHFDKTTQMQVEVLELAS, from the exons atgtgctcgtgtggtctcaggagttgcggaggtcacggctctgggacagccgtttcatggccctatgctgcag aacctgccccggaagagagagcccagagaattgccaaagctgtccgcaaacagtcaagagaagtgaaggaaaattgggaacaactgaaaatccgtgcgagcaactggcagaaacaggtggaaaaggcgttggagaaacttcaagaactggagaaagctctggatgatcttgaggctcatgtgataacagctgagggggtccgcACTGATCGGCAACCTGtgagtgacctgcttattgactcattgcaggatcactttgataaaaccaca cagatgcaagtcgaagtgctggaactggcgtcttga
- the LOC132210890 gene encoding utrophin-like isoform X1 — protein MCSCGLRSCGGHGSGTAVSWPYAAEPAPEERAQRIAKAVRKQSREVKENWEQLKIRASNWQKQVEKALEKLQELEKALDDLEAHVITAEGVRTDRQPVSDLLIDSLQDHFDKTTGKDYLQNLRLGFERQQPLFWRDNGNCRCWRMRDNNVWSWMKTAGQAAS, from the exons atgtgctcgtgtggtctcaggagttgcggaggtcacggctctgggacagccgtttcatggccctatgctgcag aacctgccccggaagagagagcccagagaattgccaaagctgtccgcaaacagtcaagagaagtgaaggaaaattgggaacaactgaaaatccgtgcgagcaactggcagaaacaggtggaaaaggcgttggagaaacttcaagaactggagaaagctctggatgatcttgaggctcatgtgataacagctgagggggtccgcACTGATCGGCAACCTGtgagtgacctgcttattgactcattgcaggatcactttgataaaaccaca ggtaaggactatcttcaaaatctgagattgggttttgaaagacagcagcctttgttttggagagataatgggaactgcagatgctggagaatgcgagataacaacgtgtggagctggatgaagacagcaggccaagcagcatcttag